The nucleotide sequence atgacaagggctagaaatgttccttaggactcctcctttaagaaaataGTTGTCCCGGAGGGTCGGTagggggggtgcaagtgatccttatgcggacCCCTCGACTATTTCTATGTAGATCTTAATTAAAGACGAAAAGGTCTGGTTCTGATggtgatttgtaattttttttttttttgagaaaaattaatacgACCCCTTCTTGTATTAGGAATGTATACTTCTATTTATGTAGGTCTATGGGTCGGGTCGACGCTGAAAGTTACCACTTTTCATAATCCAATTAAAACATCTCGCTCTCATTTCTCTCGTCTCTTCTCTTCACGTAGGTATGGTATATCGAGAGCCTTCGTTCAACTCGCGTAAACGATCGATTTTACATCATAATACGTACACAAATGTATAGGTAAACTTGACACTGTTGCTGTCAGAGCGTTTAATTATTCAGTCGGCTTTTTGGCTGCTTTTAAGTACGTTACGTCACAGACGTGCGACGCCTACGCGCCGAAATGAAATCGTGATTCCTTTATTCGGCATTTAATCTCTCTAACAAAGTACCCAACTTTCATGTAggtataggtctaggtatggTGGCATTTGGCTTATGTATACTCATATTGTTCGGCTCACCTTTTTATTAACGGATCGTATAAGGTCGGCAGGAGTGAAGCTTGGTCCGCATGCGGGCGTATTGGAAGTGAGCACGGCCGATGGTACGGCGCCTCCGTGCGGCGACGGTAACTGCGAAGTTGAAGGCATATCTCCGACCGCTACCCAAGTCGAACACGATCTCGAAGCGTTGTCTAATTTGACACTTTGCTCGAACAGATATCCGGAGTGTTGGCTGGCACTGATGGCTAACTCGGAAATGGCGTTTCTTTTGACCGGTAGGAAGCCATTTTCTGCGTTATCTTCGTCGTTGGTCAGTAAATCGGTTATGTCGCTTGTGCTGAAACTTTTCGATAGCCCTACAGCCGAAGAGAGCGCCGCCATACCTCGTATCATGTCGTTGGATTCTTCGAACCAGACTTCTTGAATGTTCTCTGGTCTGTAGatatttgaaataggtaattgtaaacacaaaaattgaaaattatgtaggtaattcCGTATCTTTGTGCGAAGCTTACCTTCTTCTGCGATCGAAATTCGGACTCGGGCCCCTCGATATGCTCCCATCTCCGGGTATTTTGACCGACAGCAGTTTCATTCTGCTGGTCAGCTCGGACGCCAGCGTGGACACGGAAAACAAAGAGATATCCGTACCTACCGATTCTCTGCTCGGCGACCTAAGCATATTCATCTTATTCGGCAAGACGTATCCGCCCCGTTGCTGTTGCTGAATGCCTGTAACCGAAAATACTGGCGTTTGAGCATCCACGCTGGACGGCGTGTCATCGTTTTCCACGTTCAAAACAGTCGCCGATGAAGATGTGGCCGTATCGTTGCTTTCCAGAGACATTTTAATCGTCTCTCTTCGCagtatcaaaaattcatcccaCCACGTTGGGCGTTAGCGTTTTGTTATTTGTACGAAAGCGAtgataaatttacgaaaaaatcgagttataTAAGGAAAAGCTATTATAAGTATAATAAGTACACATATAAGCAGCGCGCCAAATCGATACGAACTCGCGTAAAAATTTGAGGTACTTGTACTCGTCGTAACCGAACgtacatacttactcgtatatatcTACACAATATTTTGTTTTAGACACAAAAAAAGGGCGGTCACGTGAGCTTTCGAGGATTCTTGCTCTCAGTGCGCAAGTattaaaagctcaactttcaagCAGTGTTGCTCCAAGTTCAAACGTCAACGGTACACGAGGTGTAAATTTATCGTTTTAAAGAAGTAAAGACCAAAGTACAGCGGCGACGAGACGACGCAGTACGATCGGATTAgctgtacgtactacgtaccccTCTAATGTGATAGCATGTGAACATAAGGAGCTGTTCTAGTTCATTAGGATTATACACCTGTTGAAATGTGAAACTGTCTTCGAATTTATTCGGTACCTACTCGCGAAAAATCAATCgtatggttgaatttttttcaaaacggagattttcaaatttattcactacctacctacctacctacctatacctagacctacctatccCGCAAAGgtgcaaactttaaaaattcctccaatttttttatgaaagggGCTACTAaagttcatgaatttttttcgaagatgtcGTTAAATGCGAAATTTAAACCGATTTAGTTCCATAAGGAAGCAGATGAGACTCAAAAACTAAATTCGTGGAATTTTTGGACCCCTTccaaaaatctttgaaatacGCTTACTAGTCGGGGAGatcgcttaaggatctattgcaccccccttccgtcgatcctccgggacaatttttttcttaaaggtcctaaggaacatttctagcccttgaactcaaaaaaaaagtggcccctacttacgaaatggcggccaacgtgattgacaggtcagctgaaatcgcagattttgcgttccaacgacttgcactaaatttttcaaaccgtacaaaggtaaatcgaaagatcaggcacaaatttatcacttgtcaaaatttcacgtgctaaaatgtgtttttcgatttttggtgaatttttgaaaatcaaatttaggccaaaaatgagggaaaaaatcaaaattttaccaaattaatcaagaaagctgaaatttgggatatatcctattttagacctgccaaatcgattggaaacagtttcaaactgttttgagcggttctggagcctccagcagatttttgaaacacgaaattcccacaaaatttcatcaaaatggagttggagagccaaaattaattctacaaactaatttcaatgcgctacgaagtactgcaggtgaatttcaagtcgttttggagcctctagcgactttttcaaaattcctgaagccgccaacagatttttgaaactttaaattctcacaaaatttcatcaaacggagatggaaagctgaaatttactctacactccaattttaacaccctctgaagacgacttcaggtgagttcaagtaattttggagcctccagcaactttttgaaaattactggagcctccagtagatttttgaaacttgaaattctcgcaacattttaccaaatggagttggcaagctaaaatttacttcgctaACTAATtacaatgcgatatgaagtcgactacgtcgtatgtattttcaaatgtttttgaagcttctagctacttcatggaaatttcaattttccaaaaaacgccatacaaccttccgaaaagtcgctggaggctccaaaacgactttaaatccaccagcagtcgacatcgtagtgtattgaaattagtttgcagaacgaatttcaactttctatctccgtttgatgaaattttggggaaatttcaggtttcaaaaatctactggtggctccagtaattttcaaaaaatcgctggagactccaaaacgaattgaaatcctcctgcagttgacttcgtagcgtattaaaattagtttgcagaattattCGACTacccaactccatttgatgaaattttgtgggaatttcaagttccaaaaatgtgctggaggctccagaacttctcaaaacggtttgaaacagtttccaatcgatttggcatgtcaaaaacagggtatatcccaaatttcagctttcttggtcaatttggtaaaattttgatttttctcctcatttttagcctgaatttgattttcaaaaattcaccagaaatcgaaaaacgcactttagcacttgaaattttgacaggtgataaatttttgcctaatctttcgatctacctttgtacggtttaaaacattgcaagtcctatgttggaacgcaaaatctgcgatttcggctgacctgtcaatcaaaatggctgccaatttgtaagtagagccactttttttcgagtacaagggctagaaatgttctttaggactctccctttaagaaaaaagttgtcccggaggatcgacggggaggtgcaatagatccttaagcggacTCTCTGACTAGATGctaaaattcgaagaaaaatctcaaatactttttgaaaataatccatCGAAAAtcgtataaaccaaatttcgcAGTCTTTCAATTCCAATTTATGTATAATAGATAcgtttgatttttcccctcatttttggcctaaatttgattttcaaaaattcaccaaaaatcgaaaaacgcattttatttagcacttgaaattttgacaggtgataaatttttgcctgatcgtTCGATCTaatacctttgtacggtttgaaaaattttgtgcaagtcctatgttggaacgcaaaatctgttgCCTCTTagattttgccccttcaattgtcaaaataggcaacttgtttgtCTTGTGTTTTGTTTACTCGTATCTGGATATATCCAAATTAGCAGAAGTTTGTAACACCTCTCTTTCTTAAaaaggacatcctaaggaacattttaaagcaaaattgctgaaaaaatggcagtttagccgaaatcgcagattttgcttccCAACCTACATAGTTTTTTGAACTTGGgcaaagctagattgaaagatcattcaaaaattcatctccacccaaaatttcaagtgctaaaaagcatttttcgatttttggtgaatgtttgaaaaaaattaaactttagcaattttaataaaaaagtaaagatttttgaaaaaaaacaagagtttgATAATtatagcaaaaaacaaaactttatgGCAATCATTTGCGAAAATCGAcacttttatgcaatttt is from Planococcus citri chromosome 1, ihPlaCitr1.1, whole genome shotgun sequence and encodes:
- the LOC135849937 gene encoding uncharacterized protein LOC135849937 gives rise to the protein MSLESNDTATSSSATVLNVENDDTPSSVDAQTPVFSVTGIQQQQRGGYVLPNKMNMLRSPSRESVGTDISLFSVSTLASELTSRMKLLSVKIPGDGSISRGPSPNFDRRRRPENIQEVWFEESNDMIRGMAALSSAVGLSKSFSTSDITDLLTNDEDNAENGFLPVKRNAISELAISASQHSGYLFEQSVKLDNASRSCSTWVAVGDMPSTSQLPSPHGGAVPSAVLTSNTPACGPSFTPADLIRSVNKKVRQHYIRRRLMTTYKALERLSQSEFNLDKLELEAAASTKTSGNLQENRNSTAGFSGDHLSRQSTASNRLSVPGVSSGTRRQWKNTPALVDTTEERLTINDVERERGQPLSKYDRNMMIFNWLLTLEPDECSVETY